The Ruminococcaceae bacterium BL-4 region CCGGACGGCGGGTGCGCCATGATCTTTCCTTGCGCGGGAGAGGGTGATTGGATATCAGCGTAACGGAGAGGGAGCGAAAAACACCAACGCCGCAGTCAGAGCAGCGTCCAACGAACGCAGGCGGCTCTGTGGCAAGCATCTGTATGTAATGAAACTTCCGTTCAGTCACAGTCCGAGCGTGATAAAACCGTCGCAGGCAATGAGAACGGCCCGCCATCAGAATGGGGGGAGGTGCAATTCCTATGGTAACAGGCACGCCGCCTGTTCGTCCGGAATGTCTGTAAACATAAAAAGCAAATCGAAACAAAGGGACAGCCGCGCCGAAACGCGCCAGCCGTATGGCTGCTTTAACCTGAAATCGGCGTGGCTGTCATTTTTATATGGGTATGGTTTGGAATGGAGGTGTCTCTTTATGGAGCAAGCCACACCATGCGGAAAAGCAAATACCTCCTATAAGGAGATCAAGATCGGTAATACGCTGTATCGCGTGACCAGCGTATTTTCCGGTGAAAAGGACTTGGGGCATACGTTGGAACAGCTCGCCGTTCGGCGCGCCATGACAGAGCTTACACCGCCCCGCGTCCCTTCTGCTTCTTAACGATAAAAGCCTCTCGGTCAGCCGCATCCTTGCGCGGCGAAAGCTCCCGCGTTATTCTAATGATGTCCGAGAGCCATAAAACCGCACGGGGTATGATGCTGAGATGATCGGGAGGTAAAACATAGATGATCGAAAAAACATACAACGTGGGCATCTACTGCCGACTGTCCAACGACGATGAGCGCGACGGC contains the following coding sequences:
- a CDS encoding conserved protein of unknown function (Evidence 4 : Unknown function but conserved in other organisms), with product MEQATPCGKANTSYKEIKIGNTLYRVTSVFSGEKDLGHTLEQLAVRRAMTELTPPRVPSAS